The genomic stretch AATTAAGTTAAGGGACTAAAATATTAATTAAACTTAATTTTAAAAGGTAGATGAAACACTTCTAATTAAATATATGAGAAAAACAACATACGTATACGTATTAGGCATGATAACAAAGTATGGTAGGAAAAAGTTTTGCCTTTCTCCTATccaaatttaaattccaattAAATACTCATTCCATGACTCAAACCGAAAGAAGGATAAATAATTAAACTCAAAAGGCATCCCCAATTGATTCGGGTGCCGCCGCTTCGACACATCCTCCATCAgattttaaattttaaattgaAATAGTCATTTTTTACAACCTAATAACTTTTTTCGAACTCTAACCTAcattataaataataaattaaacaATTGTAAAAAAAATTTAACATACATTTCAACAAAGCAATTTATACTATGAGttatcaaaataaaatatttcaaattatCAACAGCTGAATTTAGGAACGGATATTAATATCTCTATTATGCGTCTCATACTCATCTTTTAAAATTACGGAAAATACAAACTCAAATTCGAATCCATTTAAAATTGATTTCCCCGGTCAAACTCGAGGTGAATTCATATAAATAGTATGTAATTTTTTTTTGATTAAAGTATAATATATCTATATCTTTAAGTAACTAAAATCTAAATACTAACAAACCCAACACAATTATCACCATGTGTAATCAAACCGGTGGTGATATTATATTGACTAGTACAATTCAACTCAACCCCAACATTCCTCTTCAACAGATTCAATATTTTCACCTTCCCCCTCATCTTTGTATAAGTGCTAAAATTCAAACCTTGATCTCTAATATCTACAACCCATTCCGGTTTATCCACAAGCTTCTTCGCCATAATCTCCAACGTCACGTTGAGCCTCCCCGTTCTTTGCGCTTTCGCTTTCCCGGGAGGCGATACTCCTCCTCCGATCTCAGTTCCACCGTAATAAACAGTGGTGTTAACTTCTCCATACCTGAAAGTGAATGAGTTTGTATTCTTCACAGACATATCAGCGAGAATTGTAACGGTATTCGAAACGGTGAAGTTTCCACCGATTAATGTAACACCGTTCATCCTCACTTCAGGATCTTTTACGTTGTAAACTGTAAAAGCTAGAACTATGAGTATTACAAAGAGTAACAAGAGAATTGCTGTGACGCATCCACACCATTTGATGCATGTTTTCATGCGCTTTGTTTTGTGTTCTGATAAATGTTGGTGTTGGTTTTCTGCACTAGGGCTTCTATAATGAGTTGTTAATGAAATGAAATTTGGTGCTAAGGGTTTGAATTGTTCTCTATGTGTATGAGCCattttgtttttgatttttttgtgTGTGCCTTTGTTATGGTTATTTTGTCACTTACATATACTAATACTACTATAGTCTTTTTTTTGTATGATCCATTATCATGTCACATATGAGAGCATTTTCAAAGGGTTGATTATGATATTTGTGTTAGAAAATGGCTAAGAGTCTTGAGTTTTAAGCTAAAGTTTTAATGAGTCATAGTCCATGGTTGATATGTTCCAAAGCGCGTTTACACCAATAAGCACGGTTGGAAAGAAGCGTTGACTAGATAATTAATGGGTATGGGTTGAATTTATATGGAAGTGTATGATTGAAAAATGGAAAATGGATAATTGAAGTAATAAATTAAGACAAATGAAAGTTGAAGGAATCAAGACATAACGTGCTTGAAGGGATACATCCTGGTCTTTCTAGAAGTGATGTGAAGTGAAGAATTAAAGACCAATTATTTTATAATTGGTTTGGATGAGTTGGTCATGAGAAAAAATGTCAAGACTTATAGAACCTTCATAGAAATATTTTACACATTGTTCTTCACCTTGGGGGATAAACACCAAGACTATAAAGTTGGGGCTGACCAACAAACTATAATCATAAATTAGTGCATATAAATACTTAAATTATAATCCGGTTAAAATcgtttttttaaatattttaaattttgtatttagtctctcaaaatattttttttatatatgtTTTTAAAATTTTTCATCCATATTTTTTATCTCTTCTACTATTCAACGACGATTTTTACAACTTAACGACAAAATTAGCCACGGTTTTAGTGATAATTTATTTCTTAGCGACAATTTTAACGATGATTTTAATATTAGGGGTAAAAAATATGGATGAAAAATTTTATGAGGACCTTTCTTTGATGGAAATATTTTGAGGGACTAAAACCAAAATTTTAGATATTTAGGAGGATTAGAAACATATTTAACTCATTGTAATAAACATTAAATAATTAAAGAGTATGACTTAAAAATACCTTAAAATAATACTTTACGGTTGAATAGCTTGAAACCATCAATAATACCTGCAACAATTTCTATTTCAATATTAACCCTATTTGAGAATAACAAGTGTGAGTTAAAAACTTTGAGAAATAAAGTGTGAGCAAGTTCTATATTAATTAGAAAAGTTGAGGTTTGAAATTTTAAGTGAGAGAACTCACATATACACCTATCtccttaagattttgggtgagTATGTCATGTGTCTCTCACGATGTGTATTGCTCATAAAGAAAACCTCAAATGTAAAAATACTATCTCATGTTGATCTCCTAAATTTATGTTCCAACAGTGGTATCACAATCTTTGGATCGAGTGAAGGATGAATTCACTTGTAATGAGAGTCCTCCCACCAGATGGTGGATATGAGGCATTGTCGGGTTGAAAAAGTGTCAACGACGGTACAAGTGTATGTGGATGAAAGAGCTTCCGCTCGAGGGGAAGCATTGTCGATAGACTCACTCGAGAGAGAATGTTGAGAATAACTAGTGTGAGTTGGAAACTTTGAGAGAAAAAAGTGTGGGGAAGTCTCACATTGGTTGAAAAAATGAAaacttgagcatttataagtgagagaatccgTACACCTATATTTTTTTAAAGGAAaacgatatatatatatatatatatatatatatatatatatatatatatatatatatatatatatatatatatatatatatatatatataatatattatatatatatatatatatatatatatataaagagagagagagagagagagagagagagagagagagagagagagagagagagagagagagagagagagagagagagagagagagagagagagagagagagagagagagagagagagagagagagagagagagagagagagagagagagagagagagagagagagcgcACTATGGTCAAAGTACAAGGGAATCCCGAGAGAAAGGTACAAAAAGTATCAAACTCAAAGGTGGTTTTAGGTGAGTATGTGATGTGACTCTCAAAAGGTGTGTTGATCATAAACAAAACCCCCAATGTAAAAATAATCCCTCATGTTGACCTCCCGAATTTATGTTCAAAAACCCTCTTGTTATCTACTAGAAAATCAGCTTCCCTTTTGCTTCTCAATATTGTCTGGATGATTTTCATTACCTAAAAATATCTTTTAGTAGTTGTTGTAGATACAAGGAGAATCATGACTAAGAGGAGCAATCTATCAATCAAATAGTAAATTTCATTCTTTTCAGTTGCAACCAAATATGAACATAAGTCTTGAGTAATTGATAAATTGTTCAAACTCGACGCTTAACGAGCGTCAATGATAAAATGTTGaagttgaaattgcaaattaaTCTTCTCTTACTCATTGAAGTCCAtcaaataatatttttcaactagAGTAGAGATATTATCAAAGTTAAAAACTATGTAGTTATCATCGGGAGTCAAAGCACAATTTAGAGCTAACAAATCAATCAATTGCTCATTAAATATGTTATTAGATTTTTGCAATTGTTTGTCATTGAAGGTTAAAAATATTTCAACTCTAAAATACTTCTCAATGTTTATTTGTTTATCTTGAAGATGAGATGACCtaaatcttgttgttgaatgaacatcatcAAGATTATGAATCTCAATATCATGTTTTTCACAAAAAGACTCCACACAAGTAAATGATTTATCCCGACCATTTTCTATCCATTCTTGATAAGAGCTTTTGTTGTATAAATCAAATGCATATCATTAACTACATCCTGAGATTGTTGTTATAAGATTTGACATAGGATATTTGTAATCtccatgatttctttcatcagATGTAATATTA from Lathyrus oleraceus cultivar Zhongwan6 chromosome 7, CAAS_Psat_ZW6_1.0, whole genome shotgun sequence encodes the following:
- the LOC127106303 gene encoding uncharacterized protein LOC127106303, with amino-acid sequence MAHTHREQFKPLAPNFISLTTHYRSPSAENQHQHLSEHKTKRMKTCIKWCGCVTAILLLLFVILIVLAFTVYNVKDPEVRMNGVTLIGGNFTVSNTVTILADMSVKNTNSFTFRYGEVNTTVYYGGTEIGGGVSPPGKAKAQRTGRLNVTLEIMAKKLVDKPEWVVDIRDQGLNFSTYTKMRGKVKILNLLKRNVGVELNCTSQYNITTGLITHGDNCVGFVSI